The genomic segment GTACCTGCAACAAAACCACCCAGTGCCAGAGAACCTGTGTCTCCCATAAACACTTTTGCCGGATATACATTAAACAACAGAAATCCCATCAGACCTCCCACAACTGCACCTGTGATCGGCTCGATCCCCGATTTCATTCCAATAGAAACTACTGTAAAAAATACTGCAACGATCAGAGTCACACTGGAAGCAAGACCATCCAGACCATCCGTAAAATTAACTCCATTCACAGTACCGATCACAGCAAAGAAAAGAACCGGAACTGCCAGCCATCCAAGATTCAGGAAATGTCCGCTCCAGAATGGGATTCTCATAGTCAGTGAGATATCTGTATACTTAACAATATAAAATACAAAAATCGCAGTCAGAACTACCTGAAGTAAAAATTTCTGCCATGGCAGCAGTCCGTCTGAGCGTTTCAGCACAACCTTCAGATAATCATCCAGAAATCCGATAATTCCAAATCCAAGAGTCAGGAACAGTACCGGAATGATCTTCGGATAATCCCCTACATAAAATAATGCAGTTATCGCTGTGGCGATCAGAAAGATCACTCCACCCATTGTAGGTGTTCCTGCTTTCTTTAAATGGGACTGTACGCCCTCTGTTCTTTCTGTCTGGCCCATCTTCAGTCTCCGAAGAAAAGGAATGATGACCGGTCCTAATACAACGCTGATTGCAAAAGAAATCAGCACAGGGATTACAACTTGAAATTCCATCTTACACCTCATTCATTCTTTCGTTTTTTCCTGAAAGTTTTTTACTTTCAGATTTCTTTTAGTATAAGGCTTTTTTGCTTATTTATCAACCCTGCCTGCGGAATTTCCCTAATTGCCTTCTGCAGAAAAATCAGAAACATCACTTTTTTCAATTCCAAGATATGGCAGGATATTCTCAAAAATACCACGTATCACAGGTGCAGCTACTGTCCCTCCATAATAGATTCCTTTCGGATCATGAATAATACACAGTCCCAGTATCTGCGGATCTTCTGCAGGTGCAAATCCCAAAAAAGAGGAAATATAACGATTTGCACTTCTTGGCAGTGTCTGAGAAGTGGCAGTTTTCCCACCGATGGCATATCCTTCAATTTTTGCATTTTTTCCGGAGCCCTGAGATACTACTGTTTCCAGGATTTCTCTTATTTCCTTCGAAGTCTCTTCAGAGACAATTCCTTCTTTTACCGGAAAAATCAGTTTCTCACCCTCTGTTCTGTCAGGATTTAACACTGCGACTCCAAAATGCGGTGTCACCCGTCTGCCTCCGTTTATAAGTGAACTTACTGTTGCAGCCAGCTGAACAGGCGTAATCTGAAAAGACTGTCCAAAAGAAACCGTTGCCAGTTCCACTTCTCCCATATTTTTCTTCTGATGCATAATAGTTCCTGCCTCTCCCGGAAGATCTGTCCCGGTTTTATCCAGAAGTCCAAACTGTCTGAAATACTTATAATAACGTTCTACCCCAAGGCGAAGCCCCACCTCTATAAACACAGGGTTACAGGAATTCTGTGCACCTTCCACAAAATTCTGGGATCCATGTCCTGTTCTTTTTGCACAGTGGATTCTGCGATCCTCCACCACTTTATATCCGGGACAATAAAAACGGTCCCCAGGTGAAACAACACCAGCCTCCAGTCCGGCTGCCATGGTGATGATTTTAAATGTAGAGCCCGGTTCATAAGTATCATTCAGACAGGGATTTCTCCACATCTGATTCAGTAATTCCTGCTTTCTTTCTGTATTTGTTTTTCCTGATGCTGTCTGCACTGCCAGTTCACTTTGTTCATTGTGATCTTCCGACGGTATTGTTATCCCGGATTCATTTAACTGCATATTCAGATCATCTGTCAGGGTAAAAGGATCATTCAGGTCAAATTCCGGCACATTGACACATGCATATATTTCGCCGTTCTGTGGATTCATCAGCAGGATAGATACACGTTCTGCCTGCTTTTCCTCCATTACTTTCAAAGCTGACTGCTGCGCAAATTCCTGAATATTTACATCAAGGCTGATCATCAGGCTTTTCCCCTCTATCGGTTTTTCCCTTGTCTCACCCAATTTATCAATTTCCACACCCCTGGCATCTGTTGTTGTCAGGATTTTACCCGGCTGTCCCCTCAGGATTTCTTCATATTTCACTTCCAGACCGATAATTCCCTGATTATCACCTCCCGTAAAGCCAATGACTTTTGAAGCCAGACTTCCACATGGATAGTAACGCTTATAATCCTCATCAACTTTCACCCCTGCCAGACTGCACTCTCTTATCTCATCACCTGTACTTTTTTCCACATTTGTCTTTACTATTTCTATGGAAGAGATTTTCTCCACTCTTTTTCTCACTTCTGCCTCATCTATTTTCAGTTTTTCAGACAGCAGGGCGATTACTTTTTCAGGTTCTTTAATCTGACTGTGGATCACAGAGATTGTACATACCGTCCTGTTTGATGCCAGAACTTTTCCCTTTGCATCCAGAATCTCTCCTCTGGCCGCTTTGATCTCTCTCTCTCTTTCGTGAAGTTCTTTTGCTTTCTTATAATAATAGTCTGATCTGAAACACATAAGATATACCAGTCTTCCGATAAGGCCTGTCATCATTAAAATACAGCAGAGTAATACCACCCATATTTTTCTCTTGTGAAACGTCATATTTTTTTTCATAAAAAAAGCTCCGCAGAGATTGTCATAACAATATATGACCATTCTCTGCGGAGCTATAACTATACGTTTTTATTCCAGACCTGCTTCTTCATTGGTAATACCGTCTGTCTCTTCGTCATTATCCTCAGTCGTCTCAGCTTCATCATCCTCCAGAGGTGCAGGTGCATCAGGATTGGATACTGCATCTCCTGAAGAATCTGCATCCGTACTTCCCGAAGCACTGACAAGATTTGTAGACATCTTATAATTGCCTTCCTCATCCAATATGTGATCTCCATTGGCATCCAGCAGATATCCGTTTTCATCAATCCGGTTTCCATCCCAGTCTATCAGATTGCCATCTGCATCCACCAGATTACCGTCACTGTCAAGTTCACTGTCCGATATGGAAGTACTCTTTAAATGTCCCTTAAACCCTTCCCACAATTCTGTCTCCGGCACTGTTCCATCTTCAGATTCATCCGGCACTACATTCAGATACGGAAGAAGCTCCGAAAGGATTCCCTGTGCAATATACTGCGGATAAGTACTGTTTGCCTGATCCTCTACATTCGGTTCATCTACAACTACATAAATTACCACAGCCGGGTCATCTACAGGAGCAAATCCAATAAAAGAAACCAGATATTTTCCGTTTCCTCGCGGGTATTTCTCCGCTGTACCTGTTTTACCGCCTGAACTGTAACCCTGCACTTTGGAATGACGGCTGGTACCCTGCTGTACACTCAATGCCATATAGCTTCTGATATCACTGGAAATCCTGGAGGAAATCGTCTGCTTCAGAAGTATCGGCGAGATTGTTTTTATAGTTCCACCATTACTGTCAAGAACCTTTGTCACAAGATGCGGCTGATAATAATATCCGCCATTGATAACGGAACTCATCGCATTGATTTCCTGGATCATGGTACAGGTAAAACCCTGTCCAAAAGCAGAACATGCAAGTTCTGTTTCCCCCATACTGTCCTTAGTATGGATAATACCTGCGCCTTCATTCGGCAGGTCAATCCCTGTCCTTGTTCCGAAATTAAACAGACTCTGTGCTTTGATAAACTGAGTAGCTCCCATCTTGGCACCAATCTGCATCATTGCATCATTACAGGAGTTTGCAATTACCTCTCCCAGTGTCTCTGTGCCATGTGCGCTCGGATAAACCGCACACTTGATCATAGTATCTCCAAAAGTCTGCGATCCATCGCATACAAATGTATCTGTTTCCTGTATCGCACCCTTTTCCAATGCAGAAGCCATGACGATCGGCTTTACAACAGATCCCGGCTCATAGGCATCTGTGACGCAGAAATTACTCCACATACCATTCAGAGCCTCCACTGTTTCCACATCATTCATCGCTTTGATTTCATCTTCTGTATATACAGCGGAAAGATCTCTCGGATTATTCAGATCATAACGGTCACCACCATCCATGGCAATAATCTCACCGGTGGACGGATTTTCAACAATGACACCTATATTCTTGGCCCCCATTGCCTCTTTAAATCCATTAACATATTTCTCAACAATCTGCTGTGCACCGATGTCAATGCTGGTCTGAATGCTTTTTCCATTCACCGCAGCAATAATGGTCTGCTCCACATCTGAATCATCATTGATATACCCATACTGTCTTCCGTCTACGCCTGTCAGTGTGCTGTTATAGTACCCTTCCAGTCCGATATCTGCCACATCTCTGTCCAGTGCAAAACCAATTGTATC from the Blautia wexlerae DSM 19850 genome contains:
- the mraY gene encoding phospho-N-acetylmuramoyl-pentapeptide-transferase, which produces MEFQVVIPVLISFAISVVLGPVIIPFLRRLKMGQTERTEGVQSHLKKAGTPTMGGVIFLIATAITALFYVGDYPKIIPVLFLTLGFGIIGFLDDYLKVVLKRSDGLLPWQKFLLQVVLTAIFVFYIVKYTDISLTMRIPFWSGHFLNLGWLAVPVLFFAVIGTVNGVNFTDGLDGLASSVTLIVAVFFTVVSIGMKSGIEPITGAVVGGLMGFLLFNVYPAKVFMGDTGSLALGGFVAGTAYVMQMPLFILIVGLIYLIEVLSVIIQVTYFKATHGKRIFKMAPIHHHFELCGWSETRVVAVFSVITAVMCMVALLAL
- a CDS encoding peptidoglycan D,D-transpeptidase FtsI family protein is translated as MKKNMTFHKRKIWVVLLCCILMMTGLIGRLVYLMCFRSDYYYKKAKELHEREREIKAARGEILDAKGKVLASNRTVCTISVIHSQIKEPEKVIALLSEKLKIDEAEVRKRVEKISSIEIVKTNVEKSTGDEIRECSLAGVKVDEDYKRYYPCGSLASKVIGFTGGDNQGIIGLEVKYEEILRGQPGKILTTTDARGVEIDKLGETREKPIEGKSLMISLDVNIQEFAQQSALKVMEEKQAERVSILLMNPQNGEIYACVNVPEFDLNDPFTLTDDLNMQLNESGITIPSEDHNEQSELAVQTASGKTNTERKQELLNQMWRNPCLNDTYEPGSTFKIITMAAGLEAGVVSPGDRFYCPGYKVVEDRRIHCAKRTGHGSQNFVEGAQNSCNPVFIEVGLRLGVERYYKYFRQFGLLDKTGTDLPGEAGTIMHQKKNMGEVELATVSFGQSFQITPVQLAATVSSLINGGRRVTPHFGVAVLNPDRTEGEKLIFPVKEGIVSEETSKEIREILETVVSQGSGKNAKIEGYAIGGKTATSQTLPRSANRYISSFLGFAPAEDPQILGLCIIHDPKGIYYGGTVAAPVIRGIFENILPYLGIEKSDVSDFSAEGN
- a CDS encoding peptidoglycan D,D-transpeptidase FtsI family protein, coding for MKEKLLILFGIVLLLLVILVLRITYINATSGSKYKKQVLSQAQQKYESQVLPAKRGDIYDKNGNILATSNKVYNVILDCKTVNSDEDYVEPTIRALNEVLGIDEETVRSLLADSRTSQSQYQVLTKQLSMDKKKEFEKYKAEDEDSGLTKAQAKERANIKGVWFEEDYLRSYPFNETACDTIGFALDRDVADIGLEGYYNSTLTGVDGRQYGYINDDSDVEQTIIAAVNGKSIQTSIDIGAQQIVEKYVNGFKEAMGAKNIGVIVENPSTGEIIAMDGGDRYDLNNPRDLSAVYTEDEIKAMNDVETVEALNGMWSNFCVTDAYEPGSVVKPIVMASALEKGAIQETDTFVCDGSQTFGDTMIKCAVYPSAHGTETLGEVIANSCNDAMMQIGAKMGATQFIKAQSLFNFGTRTGIDLPNEGAGIIHTKDSMGETELACSAFGQGFTCTMIQEINAMSSVINGGYYYQPHLVTKVLDSNGGTIKTISPILLKQTISSRISSDIRSYMALSVQQGTSRHSKVQGYSSGGKTGTAEKYPRGNGKYLVSFIGFAPVDDPAVVIYVVVDEPNVEDQANSTYPQYIAQGILSELLPYLNVVPDESEDGTVPETELWEGFKGHLKSTSISDSELDSDGNLVDADGNLIDWDGNRIDENGYLLDANGDHILDEEGNYKMSTNLVSASGSTDADSSGDAVSNPDAPAPLEDDEAETTEDNDEETDGITNEEAGLE